A part of Corynebacterium afermentans subsp. lipophilum genomic DNA contains:
- a CDS encoding LCP family protein, which produces MSTTPHSNDPRDNAGEFVLGKDGKPLVDRYGRPIRRRTTASRRDPAARHPDEFTRVEPRARRVPPPVSPRVEPGHTVYEPPAAYEPRRAPQHPRRRPAQQRPAPRQAQQRPAPEEVPLQVSKRRRKGPKERRKVKLPGCGAILALVIALLIGSVLIADARLNRTAAMPDQQISNTSGTNWLLVGSDSRTGLSEKDVERLGTGGDLGTVRTDTIMLMHLPLRGKPTLMSIPRDSYVPVPGYGYDKINAAFSIGGPQLLVETVEQNTGLHVDRYAEIGMGGLAGVVDAAGGVEICVAEPIDDPLANINLQPGCQEMDGPTALGYVRTRATAQGDLDRVARQREFMTTLVTRVLSPSVYLNPFRMARLLWVTPTLLTVNSDDHAWNLARIVIALRGGLETDTVPIGGFADTEVGNVVLWDDAEAEALFESLR; this is translated from the coding sequence CGCCCCATTCCAACGACCCCCGCGATAACGCGGGCGAGTTCGTGCTGGGCAAAGACGGCAAGCCACTCGTGGACCGCTACGGCCGCCCCATTCGCCGTCGCACTACTGCTTCTCGACGCGATCCCGCCGCCCGCCACCCCGACGAATTCACGCGCGTAGAACCCCGCGCGCGCAGGGTTCCGCCGCCGGTTTCTCCGCGGGTTGAGCCGGGCCACACCGTCTACGAACCCCCCGCCGCCTACGAGCCGCGCCGCGCACCGCAGCACCCGCGCCGCCGGCCCGCGCAACAGCGGCCGGCTCCGCGTCAGGCGCAGCAGCGCCCCGCCCCAGAGGAAGTCCCGCTGCAGGTGTCGAAGCGGAGGCGGAAAGGGCCGAAGGAACGTCGCAAAGTAAAGCTCCCCGGCTGCGGAGCAATACTTGCCCTGGTCATCGCCTTGCTCATCGGCTCGGTGCTGATCGCGGACGCGCGCCTCAACCGCACCGCCGCCATGCCCGACCAGCAAATCTCGAACACCTCGGGGACCAACTGGCTGCTCGTCGGCTCCGACTCGCGCACGGGCTTAAGCGAAAAGGACGTCGAGCGCCTCGGCACCGGCGGCGACCTGGGCACCGTGCGCACCGACACAATCATGCTCATGCACCTGCCGCTGCGCGGAAAACCGACGCTGATGTCCATCCCGCGCGACTCGTACGTGCCCGTGCCCGGGTACGGCTACGACAAGATCAACGCCGCATTCTCCATCGGCGGTCCGCAGCTGCTGGTGGAAACCGTGGAGCAAAACACCGGGCTGCACGTGGACCGCTACGCGGAGATCGGCATGGGCGGCCTCGCCGGCGTGGTCGACGCGGCGGGCGGCGTGGAGATTTGCGTCGCCGAGCCAATCGACGACCCGTTGGCCAACATCAACCTCCAACCCGGCTGCCAGGAGATGGACGGCCCCACCGCGCTGGGATACGTGCGCACCCGCGCCACCGCCCAGGGCGACCTGGACCGCGTGGCACGCCAGCGCGAGTTCATGACCACGCTGGTCACGCGCGTGCTGTCCCCGTCCGTGTACCTCAACCCGTTCCGCATGGCGCGGCTGCTGTGGGTCACCCCGACCCTGCTGACGGTCAACTCCGACGACCACGCGTGGAACCTCGCCCGCATCGTCATCGCCCTGCGCGGCGGCCTGGAAACCGACACCGTGCCCATCGGTGGCTTCGCCGACACCGAGGTGGGCAACGTGGTGCTCTGGGACGACGCAGAGGCCGAAGCGCTGTTCGAGTCGCTGCGTTAG
- a CDS encoding multicopper oxidase family protein, with translation MTNAFSRRQFLLGGLVLAGTGALAACTSDPGPAASAPGPSLSPTPTPTALGEPTVRRTLTARPLSLDIGGIEAKTWGYVSDTGDAAIEATAGDVLQVDITNELPESTSIHWHGIALHNAADGVPGMTQDPIESGQSFSYVFETPHGGTYFYHSHTGLQLDRGLHAPLIVRDPDDAEDQDVEWTIVLDDWVDGIQGTPDDELDKLTGMGSGDHNERMGGHGQMMHGTPDRVLGGDAGDVMYPHYLINGRIPRAHRTFEARPGDKARLRFINSGGDTIFKVALGGHRMTVTHTDGFPVQPWETESIYLSMGERVDVEVILGDGIFPLTALAVGKDDRAFAVIRTAGGQAPRPDVDFPELSSTGLLLSSLKPADRALLPEGTPDREVSIDLGGQMMPYEWSILTDGQSSSATVQEGQRLRMVMRNRTMMPHPMHIHGHTWALPGSDGLRKDTVLLRHGETMIADLIADNPGEWAFHCHNAYHMETGMMSSLRYA, from the coding sequence ATGACGAATGCGTTTTCCCGACGACAGTTTCTGCTCGGCGGGCTCGTCCTCGCCGGCACCGGGGCCTTGGCCGCCTGCACCAGCGACCCTGGACCCGCTGCCTCGGCACCAGGTCCCTCTCTTAGCCCCACTCCCACCCCCACTGCGCTCGGTGAGCCGACGGTGCGCCGGACGCTGACCGCGCGGCCCCTCTCCCTGGATATCGGCGGCATCGAAGCCAAGACGTGGGGATACGTCTCTGACACCGGGGATGCGGCCATTGAGGCCACCGCCGGCGACGTCCTCCAGGTCGATATCACCAATGAACTGCCTGAGAGCACCTCCATCCACTGGCATGGCATCGCACTCCACAACGCCGCCGACGGTGTGCCCGGCATGACCCAGGACCCCATTGAATCTGGTCAGTCGTTTTCCTATGTGTTCGAAACCCCCCATGGAGGAACCTACTTCTACCATTCCCACACCGGCCTGCAACTCGACCGGGGTCTGCACGCCCCTCTGATCGTCCGCGATCCGGACGACGCAGAGGACCAGGACGTCGAGTGGACCATCGTGCTCGACGACTGGGTCGATGGCATTCAGGGCACTCCCGACGATGAGCTCGACAAGCTCACCGGAATGGGTTCGGGCGACCATAACGAGAGGATGGGAGGTCACGGCCAGATGATGCACGGCACCCCGGACCGGGTACTGGGCGGGGATGCCGGCGATGTGATGTATCCGCACTACCTCATCAACGGGCGTATCCCCCGTGCTCACCGGACCTTCGAGGCTCGCCCGGGCGACAAGGCCCGCCTGCGGTTTATCAACTCCGGCGGTGACACCATCTTCAAGGTGGCTCTCGGTGGTCACCGCATGACCGTCACCCACACCGACGGCTTCCCTGTCCAGCCCTGGGAGACCGAATCGATCTACCTGTCGATGGGCGAGCGTGTCGACGTCGAGGTCATCCTCGGCGACGGCATCTTCCCGCTCACGGCTTTGGCGGTGGGTAAGGACGACCGCGCCTTCGCCGTCATCCGCACCGCCGGCGGCCAGGCCCCCCGCCCCGATGTCGACTTCCCCGAGTTGTCGTCCACCGGACTGCTTCTGTCCTCCCTGAAGCCAGCAGACCGTGCACTCCTGCCCGAGGGCACACCAGACCGAGAAGTCAGCATCGACCTGGGCGGGCAGATGATGCCGTATGAATGGAGCATTCTCACCGACGGCCAATCCTCTTCCGCGACCGTGCAGGAGGGTCAGCGCCTGCGGATGGTCATGCGCAACAGGACCATGATGCCCCATCCCATGCACATCCACGGCCACACGTGGGCGCTGCCCGGCAGCGACGGGCTACGCAAGGACACTGTCCTTCTCCGCCACGGTGAAACCATGATCGCCGACCTGATCGCTGACAACCCCGGTGAGTGGGCATTTCACTGCCATAACGCCTATCACATGGAAACCGGGATGATGAGTTCCCTGCGGTACGCCTAA
- a CDS encoding CueP family metal-binding protein — protein MKRAAIAAAALVLALTGCSAADPEPTADGTVSQDTFLTTHGLAAMDGVEIIDHLDRQKVTERPTDLIASVRNDELLLSSDDQEVVVDLPDNQTYVSIAPYLTSTHDCFYHSLTTCLGELDNEDIQVTITDEATGEVLVDEATTTFDNGFIGFWLPNDVTGLIEVSYQGRTGTTEFSTTDDGATCVTDLRLT, from the coding sequence GTGAAACGAGCAGCGATCGCAGCCGCCGCCCTTGTCCTCGCCCTCACGGGGTGTTCGGCCGCCGACCCGGAACCCACCGCAGATGGGACGGTGTCCCAGGACACATTCCTGACTACCCATGGCCTGGCCGCCATGGACGGGGTGGAGATCATTGATCACCTCGACCGGCAGAAGGTCACTGAGCGTCCCACGGATCTGATCGCCTCAGTGCGTAACGATGAACTGCTGCTCTCGAGCGATGACCAGGAAGTCGTGGTCGATCTTCCCGACAATCAGACGTATGTCTCGATCGCACCCTATCTCACCTCCACCCACGACTGCTTCTACCACAGCCTCACGACCTGCCTGGGGGAACTCGACAATGAGGATATCCAGGTCACGATCACCGATGAGGCGACCGGTGAGGTGCTGGTGGACGAGGCGACAACCACCTTCGACAACGGGTTTATTGGCTTCTGGCTGCCCAATGATGTCACCGGCCTGATTGAGGTCAGCTACCAGGGGCGTACCGGCACCACGGAGTTTTCCACCACCGACGACGGTGCCACCTGTGTCACAGACCTGCGCCTGACGTGA
- a CDS encoding response regulator transcription factor, with product MADHTPTTATPPERVLVVDDEQPLAQMVASYLIRAGFDTRQAHTGTQAVDEARHFSPDVVVLDLGLPELDGLEVCRRIRTFSDCYILMLTARGSEDDKISGLTLGADDYITKPFSIRELVTRVHAVLRRPRTSTTPPQVTTPLIVGDLIIDPVAHQVRVGETAVELTRTEFELLVALALRPGQVLTRHDLVAEVWDTTWVGDERIVDVHIGNLRRKLGTDTRGRGFIDTVRGVGYRVGQP from the coding sequence ATGGCTGACCACACACCGACCACCGCCACGCCCCCGGAGCGGGTGCTGGTCGTCGATGATGAACAACCCCTGGCTCAGATGGTGGCCTCCTACCTCATCCGGGCCGGCTTCGATACCCGCCAGGCGCACACCGGCACCCAGGCCGTGGACGAGGCCCGTCACTTTTCCCCCGATGTTGTGGTACTGGATCTGGGGCTGCCCGAACTCGACGGCCTGGAGGTATGCCGACGGATCCGCACCTTCTCGGACTGCTACATCCTCATGCTCACCGCGCGTGGCAGCGAGGACGACAAGATCAGCGGTTTGACCCTGGGGGCGGATGACTACATCACCAAACCCTTTAGCATCCGGGAACTGGTGACCCGGGTGCATGCGGTGCTGCGCCGCCCGCGCACCAGCACCACCCCACCGCAGGTGACCACCCCCTTGATCGTTGGTGACCTCATCATTGACCCCGTCGCCCATCAGGTGCGGGTGGGGGAGACGGCCGTGGAGCTCACCCGCACGGAGTTCGAGCTGCTGGTTGCCCTGGCCCTGCGCCCCGGCCAGGTGCTGACCCGCCACGACCTGGTCGCCGAGGTCTGGGACACCACCTGGGTCGGTGATGAACGCATCGTCGATGTCCACATCGGCAACTTGCGTCGCAAGCTCGGCACCGACACCCGGGGCCGGGGGTTTATCGACACCGTGCGTGGCGTGGGCTACCGGGTGGGGCAGCCATGA
- a CDS encoding sensor histidine kinase, whose amino-acid sequence MNHGPGLTFRFLAAQVLVVVISLLVAAAAATMVGPILFHDHMLMTGREDSSLELFHAEQAYRDANLITLAVALPTALISALLASLWLSHRLRTPLQDLTRAATSLTAGNSHIRVPAGEAGPEVTTLAHAFNTMADRLEHTEQVRRQMLSDLAHEMGTPLSVLTVYLDGLQDGVVDWNNATHTIMADQLTRLTRLMEDIDDVSRAQEHRIDLDLAEEGLGDLLHTAAAAAGEAYADKGVDLQVETITDAARVLVDRQRFGQVMSNLLSNALRHTPAGGQVRISVHRQGASTALIHVADDGEGIPPSQLGHIFERFYRGDAARSRDNGGAGIGLTISKALIEAHGGTLTATSPGPGRGAVFALRLPLSPPDSEEAAR is encoded by the coding sequence ATGAATCACGGACCCGGCCTGACCTTCCGCTTCCTGGCCGCCCAGGTGTTGGTCGTGGTGATTAGCCTGCTGGTGGCCGCGGCCGCGGCCACGATGGTGGGCCCGATCCTGTTCCATGACCATATGTTGATGACCGGCCGGGAGGACTCCTCGCTGGAGCTGTTCCATGCCGAGCAGGCCTACCGGGACGCCAACCTGATCACCCTGGCCGTCGCCCTGCCCACCGCCTTGATCAGCGCCCTACTGGCCAGCCTGTGGTTATCGCATCGTCTGCGCACCCCCCTGCAGGATCTCACCCGCGCCGCTACCAGCCTGACGGCCGGCAACTCCCATATCCGCGTGCCCGCCGGAGAAGCAGGCCCCGAGGTCACCACCTTGGCGCATGCCTTCAACACCATGGCCGACCGGCTGGAACACACCGAACAGGTCCGCCGCCAGATGCTCTCTGATCTGGCCCACGAAATGGGCACCCCCTTATCGGTGCTCACGGTCTACCTCGATGGTCTCCAGGACGGGGTCGTGGACTGGAATAATGCCACCCACACGATCATGGCTGACCAACTCACCCGCCTGACCCGGTTGATGGAAGACATCGACGATGTCTCCCGGGCCCAGGAACACCGGATCGATTTGGACCTGGCGGAGGAAGGGCTCGGGGATCTGCTCCATACCGCCGCTGCTGCCGCGGGGGAAGCTTATGCTGACAAAGGCGTCGATTTACAGGTCGAGACCATTACAGACGCCGCCCGGGTGCTCGTGGACCGGCAACGCTTCGGCCAGGTGATGAGCAATCTCCTGTCGAACGCGCTACGGCACACCCCGGCCGGCGGGCAGGTCCGGATCAGCGTCCACCGACAGGGGGCGTCCACCGCGCTCATCCACGTCGCCGATGACGGCGAGGGCATCCCACCTAGCCAGCTCGGACACATCTTCGAACGCTTCTACCGGGGGGATGCCGCCCGCAGCCGGGATAACGGCGGGGCCGGTATCGGTCTGACCATCTCCAAGGCATTGATCGAGGCCCACGGCGGCACTCTCACCGCCACCTCCCCCGGACCCGGTCGCGGAGCAGTGTTTGCCCTCCGCCTCCCGCTGTCCCCTCCCGACAGTGAGGAGGCTGCTCGATGA
- a CDS encoding heavy-metal-associated domain-containing protein encodes MTTSSPRLLPMASHGCSCCGPASHADTAPITAASDSSAGGASPSYQVTGLTCGHCAKSVTQALQTLPQVDDVQIDLVAGGVSTVTVTGVVSPEMVRRAIEEAGYTVLS; translated from the coding sequence ATGACCACCTCCTCGCCCCGCCTCTTGCCGATGGCCTCCCACGGCTGCAGCTGTTGCGGACCTGCCTCACATGCCGACACCGCCCCCATCACTGCCGCCAGCGACTCGTCAGCAGGAGGGGCCTCCCCTAGCTACCAGGTCACCGGCCTGACCTGCGGGCACTGCGCGAAAAGCGTGACCCAGGCCCTTCAGACCCTCCCCCAGGTCGACGACGTCCAGATTGATCTCGTTGCTGGTGGTGTTTCCACCGTCACGGTGACCGGTGTCGTATCTCCGGAGATGGTTCGCCGGGCCATCGAGGAGGCCGGCTACACCGTCTTATCCTGA
- a CDS encoding alanine/glycine:cation symporter family protein, which yields MEGFIDTLNGVIWSNALVYLCLGAGAYFTLATLFLQIRCLPDMIRQLKSGESSEQGISSFQSLMISLAGRVGVGNIAGVATAIAFGGPGAVFWMWLVALLGSATSFIECCLAQIYKETDRDTGEYRGGPAYYIEKAYKHTSAAPFMLVYAIIFAVCMLLATSYFLPGIQANGVAAAVDNAWGINIWVSATIMTVLLAFIIIGGIKRIANFASMVVPFMAGLYIIIAIVVLFANASQIPEVFGTIVRAAFDKEAAFSGMLGAAIMWGVKRGIYSNEAGQGTGPQSAAAAEVSHPAKQGFVQAFAVYIDTLFVCSATAFIIISTDMYKVFESQSEDGAVVYDGSLPDGIPVGPGYVQEGLNSFSAGLGPSFIALAIMFFAFTTVLAYYYMAETNFTYLNRWVKSESARKAIIWVLRALILVAVFIGATTTPGTAWALGDIGVGATAWLNIVAIIFLQVPALKCLWDYRRQKKAGIDPHFDPEALGIKNADFWVERKNRMIEVGTWPGVEGKVVTTTRNN from the coding sequence GTGGAAGGTTTTATCGACACCCTCAACGGTGTGATTTGGTCCAACGCTCTCGTCTATCTGTGCCTCGGCGCAGGCGCGTACTTCACGCTTGCCACCCTGTTCCTGCAGATCCGCTGCCTGCCGGACATGATCCGCCAACTCAAGTCCGGAGAAAGCTCCGAGCAGGGTATTTCCTCGTTCCAATCCCTGATGATCTCGCTCGCCGGCCGTGTCGGCGTAGGCAACATCGCCGGCGTGGCCACCGCCATCGCATTCGGCGGCCCGGGCGCGGTGTTCTGGATGTGGCTGGTGGCCCTGCTCGGCTCCGCCACTTCCTTCATCGAGTGCTGCCTCGCCCAGATTTACAAAGAGACGGACCGTGACACCGGCGAGTACCGCGGCGGCCCCGCCTACTACATCGAGAAGGCGTACAAGCACACCTCCGCGGCCCCGTTCATGCTGGTTTACGCCATCATCTTCGCGGTGTGCATGCTGCTGGCAACGTCCTACTTCCTGCCGGGGATCCAGGCCAACGGCGTGGCTGCGGCCGTCGATAATGCATGGGGCATCAACATCTGGGTCTCCGCCACGATCATGACCGTGCTGCTCGCGTTCATCATCATCGGCGGCATCAAGCGCATCGCGAACTTCGCCTCCATGGTGGTGCCGTTCATGGCCGGCCTCTACATCATCATTGCCATCGTGGTGCTGTTCGCGAACGCTTCCCAGATTCCCGAGGTCTTCGGCACCATTGTCCGCGCCGCCTTTGACAAGGAGGCCGCGTTCTCCGGCATGCTCGGCGCCGCCATCATGTGGGGCGTCAAGCGCGGCATCTACTCCAACGAGGCCGGCCAGGGCACCGGCCCGCAGTCTGCAGCAGCCGCCGAGGTTTCCCACCCGGCGAAGCAGGGCTTCGTCCAGGCGTTCGCCGTCTACATTGACACCCTGTTCGTCTGCTCCGCCACCGCCTTCATCATCATCTCCACCGACATGTACAAGGTATTCGAGAGCCAGTCCGAAGACGGCGCGGTGGTCTACGACGGCTCCCTGCCCGACGGCATCCCTGTCGGTCCCGGCTACGTGCAGGAAGGCCTGAACTCCTTCTCCGCCGGTCTGGGCCCGTCGTTCATCGCACTGGCGATCATGTTCTTCGCCTTCACCACCGTGCTGGCGTACTACTACATGGCAGAGACCAACTTCACCTACCTGAACCGCTGGGTGAAGAGCGAAAGTGCACGTAAGGCCATCATCTGGGTGCTGCGCGCCCTAATCCTCGTGGCCGTCTTCATCGGCGCAACCACCACCCCGGGCACCGCTTGGGCGCTCGGCGACATCGGCGTCGGCGCGACCGCGTGGCTCAACATCGTGGCCATTATCTTCCTGCAGGTCCCGGCGCTGAAGTGCCTGTGGGACTACCGCCGCCAGAAGAAGGCCGGCATCGACCCGCACTTCGACCCCGAGGCGCTGGGCATTAAGAATGCCGACTTCTGGGTCGAGCGTAAGAACCGCATGATCGAGGTGGGCACCTGGCCGGGCGTTGAGGGCAAGGTTGTCACCACGACCCGCAACAACTAG
- a CDS encoding YjiH family protein → MNETAKPVHSRRRFSPAWPVKNLPAGAEALISELDNPRFEGIEDPTDNTESITGTEQPGQRSTAPETDPKPKAVWRFFVYSAIGIFAFFVPFTIGDSKSTILLDHIVSWITTTLGEGTRYLALFAIIAGTVYQFVSGRWKEDYPRMAFAALSVLAIVLCAMLTFGFGPAWLFNPDIGPFILDKLVISVGLLIPVGAIFLGLLVGFGLMEFIGVMVQPIMRPVFRTPGKSAVDAVASFLGSYSLGLLITDRMYKNGSYNGREASIVASGFSTVSATFMVIVAKTLDMMEHWTAYFFITFIITFIVTAIVVRIPPITRIPEDYYPGATPHPEKDVEGNRFKAAWREAKIELNRAESLGKVLWANFRDGLIMAVQVTPGIMAVGTIGLVLATYTPVFKILGVAFFPVVWLLRLPDPLATSGALASGLAEMFLPATLSAGSDDMVLKFTMAVVCVSQIFFFSAMVPAVLATDIPLSIWKMVQIWFIRVVLTVLITVPVAHLIF, encoded by the coding sequence ATGAACGAGACTGCGAAGCCGGTGCACTCCCGGCGCAGGTTTTCCCCCGCATGGCCGGTGAAGAACTTGCCTGCGGGTGCGGAGGCGCTCATCTCGGAGCTGGACAACCCTCGCTTCGAAGGCATCGAGGATCCCACCGACAACACCGAAAGCATCACCGGCACGGAGCAGCCCGGTCAGCGAAGCACCGCACCGGAGACTGACCCAAAGCCGAAGGCGGTGTGGCGCTTCTTCGTCTACAGCGCCATCGGCATCTTCGCGTTCTTCGTGCCGTTTACCATCGGCGATTCCAAGTCCACGATTCTGTTGGACCACATCGTCAGCTGGATCACCACCACGCTCGGGGAAGGCACCCGCTACCTGGCGTTGTTCGCCATCATCGCGGGCACGGTCTACCAGTTCGTCTCCGGGCGCTGGAAAGAGGATTACCCGCGCATGGCGTTCGCGGCGCTGTCGGTGCTGGCGATCGTTTTGTGCGCGATGCTCACGTTCGGCTTCGGCCCGGCGTGGCTGTTCAACCCGGACATCGGCCCGTTCATCCTGGACAAGCTGGTCATCTCGGTGGGCCTGCTCATCCCGGTCGGCGCGATCTTCCTCGGCCTGTTGGTCGGCTTCGGCCTGATGGAGTTCATCGGCGTGATGGTGCAGCCGATCATGCGCCCGGTGTTCCGTACCCCGGGTAAATCCGCGGTGGACGCGGTGGCGTCGTTTTTGGGCTCGTACTCGCTGGGCCTGCTGATCACGGACCGCATGTACAAAAACGGCAGCTACAACGGCCGCGAGGCGTCGATTGTCGCGTCGGGATTTTCCACCGTCTCCGCCACGTTCATGGTCATCGTGGCCAAGACGCTGGACATGATGGAGCACTGGACCGCGTACTTCTTCATCACCTTCATCATCACCTTCATCGTCACCGCGATCGTGGTGCGCATCCCGCCCATCACCCGCATTCCCGAGGACTACTACCCGGGCGCCACCCCGCACCCGGAGAAAGACGTCGAGGGCAACCGTTTCAAGGCGGCGTGGCGCGAGGCGAAGATTGAGCTCAACCGCGCCGAGTCTTTGGGCAAGGTGCTGTGGGCGAACTTCCGCGACGGGTTGATCATGGCCGTGCAGGTCACCCCGGGCATCATGGCAGTGGGCACGATCGGCCTGGTGCTGGCCACCTACACGCCAGTGTTCAAGATTCTTGGCGTGGCGTTCTTCCCGGTGGTGTGGTTGCTGCGCTTGCCGGACCCGTTAGCGACCTCGGGCGCGCTGGCGTCGGGCCTGGCGGAGATGTTCCTGCCGGCCACGCTGTCCGCCGGTTCGGACGACATGGTGCTGAAGTTCACCATGGCTGTGGTGTGCGTGAGCCAGATCTTCTTCTTCTCGGCGATGGTGCCGGCGGTGCTGGCCACCGACATCCCGCTGAGCATCTGGAAGATGGTGCAGATCTGGTTCATCCGCGTGGTGCTCACCGTGCTGATCACGGTGCCGGTGGCGCACCTGATTTTCTAA
- the hutG gene encoding formimidoylglutamase produces the protein MNTVTAPLFTPASNWTGRNDGPGPEHARWHSVIDTTAQPTEGAVHLIGYASDEGVERNGGRQGAAKGPEALRAALGSLAVHESTSLLDAGTVTTQGTDLEGSQRELSDRVRDLVAAQGADGMTVVLGGGHETSFATHRGAYEAIGPMQVINFDAHFDLRTETRPTSGTPFKQIAGLVGEDFDYSVFGISKPNNTKVLFDTADELGGTTVLDTELAAMTVREAAERALAAVEGDLPIHLSIDLDVLPAAVAPGVSAPAGFGVEYATLRAMVAAVASTGRVALLDVVELNPDFDVDNRTAKAAARLIDDAVVGAKLRR, from the coding sequence ATGAACACTGTAACTGCACCGCTTTTCACCCCCGCTTCCAACTGGACCGGCCGCAACGACGGCCCCGGCCCCGAGCACGCCCGTTGGCACAGCGTCATCGACACAACCGCCCAGCCCACCGAGGGTGCCGTGCACCTGATCGGCTACGCGTCCGACGAAGGCGTCGAACGCAACGGCGGCCGCCAGGGCGCGGCGAAAGGCCCGGAGGCGTTGCGCGCGGCCCTCGGCTCGCTCGCGGTGCACGAGAGCACATCGCTTCTCGACGCCGGCACCGTGACCACCCAAGGCACCGACCTCGAAGGCTCCCAACGCGAGCTGTCCGACCGGGTGCGCGACCTCGTGGCGGCGCAAGGCGCGGACGGGATGACTGTGGTGCTCGGCGGCGGCCACGAAACCTCCTTTGCCACCCACCGCGGCGCCTACGAAGCGATCGGGCCGATGCAGGTGATCAACTTCGACGCCCACTTCGACCTGCGCACCGAAACCCGCCCCACCTCCGGCACCCCGTTCAAGCAGATCGCCGGCCTGGTGGGCGAGGACTTCGACTACAGCGTCTTCGGCATCTCCAAGCCCAACAACACCAAGGTGCTCTTCGACACCGCCGACGAACTCGGCGGGACCACCGTGCTGGACACCGAGCTGGCGGCAATGACCGTGCGCGAGGCCGCCGAGCGCGCCCTCGCGGCCGTGGAAGGCGACCTGCCCATCCACCTGTCCATCGACCTGGACGTGCTGCCGGCGGCAGTCGCGCCGGGTGTTTCCGCCCCGGCCGGCTTCGGCGTGGAGTACGCGACGCTGCGCGCGATGGTCGCGGCCGTGGCGTCCACCGGGCGCGTTGCGCTTCTCGACGTCGTCGAGCTCAACCCTGACTTCGACGTGGACAACCGCACCGCCAAGGCCGCCGCGCGGCTGATTGACGATGCGGTTGTGGGGGCGAAGCTGCGTCGATAA
- a CDS encoding IclR family transcriptional regulator, with the protein MTKPQVPAAHNVLRILALLSTTDAPISATRIQRELDLPRSTTYHLLRELEDSGFVVHLRKPGTYGLGLASYRMAQAYTTQQPLVRLATKPLARIAQLAGGSAHLTRLAGPEIVYLHEVRAPGAVSLVTEVGVRLPSLKTASGRIMLAQLPEAELRAAYNFSGERRRYSDVKEELSTYRRQGFATEHEAISRGQESVAVVVLDHLSRPAAALAVTFAVGSADTQQLVSALHTAAEGLRAQFFGNV; encoded by the coding sequence ATGACTAAGCCGCAGGTTCCCGCCGCGCACAATGTGTTGCGCATCCTGGCGTTGTTGTCCACCACGGACGCGCCGATTTCCGCCACCCGCATCCAGCGCGAGCTGGACCTGCCGCGTTCCACCACCTACCACCTGCTGCGGGAGCTGGAGGATTCCGGGTTTGTGGTGCACCTGCGCAAGCCCGGCACGTACGGGCTGGGGCTGGCGTCGTACCGCATGGCGCAGGCTTACACCACGCAGCAGCCGCTGGTGCGGCTGGCCACGAAGCCGCTGGCGCGGATCGCGCAGCTCGCGGGCGGTTCGGCGCACTTGACGCGTCTCGCCGGCCCGGAGATTGTGTACTTGCACGAGGTGCGCGCCCCCGGTGCGGTGTCGCTGGTCACGGAGGTGGGCGTGCGTTTGCCGTCGCTGAAGACCGCCTCGGGGCGCATCATGCTTGCGCAGCTGCCGGAGGCGGAGCTGCGCGCCGCGTACAACTTTTCGGGCGAGCGCCGCCGCTACAGCGATGTCAAAGAGGAGCTTTCTACTTATCGACGCCAAGGGTTCGCCACCGAACACGAAGCCATCTCGCGCGGCCAAGAGTCCGTGGCGGTGGTGGTGCTGGACCACCTTTCGCGCCCAGCGGCGGCGCTTGCGGTGACCTTCGCCGTGGGCAGCGCGGACACGCAACAGCTGGTCAGCGCGCTGCACACCGCCGCGGAGGGGCTGCGGGCCCAGTTCTTTGGAAACGTGTGA